In Microplitis mediator isolate UGA2020A chromosome 2, iyMicMedi2.1, whole genome shotgun sequence, a single window of DNA contains:
- the LOC130663786 gene encoding uncharacterized protein LOC130663786 produces MTSTMTRERMLMPPSNELDSEGSSGGGVDHQLPDNHHRVDLRRHLHTDDILDSSSPKKRRKQMTPVRVTTTLITTGDQLASEEDDDDTYHDGLEEEEMEDLEGEITTTAHNNHHTDRESEDEFIEKGKTTLVREQAISNDENLNTEFQCSFCGNLFEDKDTLLRHKENEHETANLTTKSINLSPLSQNLLLPVGVKIEQQDESSDNPVNLSSGFNLKNFTNSWLTGTSTPTQLPDSEWSNQNPMLMAGHMSYPGALTQYLPLPTFPINETGQLTRNAVVGSGPVRIFNPDAYCQLCNKEFCNKYFLKTHKANKHGIYMDPPAPNTPNANDNNGLLSYPNSIYPPANIKLEHPQSQPPQQQKLEIPEISPVSMIPTIPCDICQKRFKNEESLKKHKQKVHVEQISDHTDSQSLPAMGLGEDDCRDLSSSRLDSSPNNIEALFKQEFGIEQEDAKYMPPPRQFSPQLCQQIRECGFTADKLRSMGIINPDAFCEICFKEYCNKHFLRIHKIKRHNILIASNGKSPNNPGAAASWHQIQTSPLNLIVSDNPTSSDSTDKSDDCECKTCGIRFQTSDLYETHKNKNHENQEEKSPTRPTMDMEQVDNEQQRSDTISQDLQKLQTMILQLNGLKPNNRPIVCSICSRECESQLALKTHMSLEHGTTIQEESLSPSQLLVENSFSTGSSTFCTLCEKDFRTPDTLKQHLAEDHNHHQTTPTPTPNNLTHVPLISTPAPTNQLPPVPPLPPPADKKITSMTPTSSYCEICNKELCNKYFMKTHMQRMHGIEIENGSQIGGVVCNICNKELCSKYFLRVHKHNTHGIIDEGTVSGGSTTNIKPDNFESSNSEDMAALKSSDQLGDLSHRYFTHFTEICPVCSRRFRSIKWLKAHLLGDHGKIGIDKWRDLEQQYQQNTTAAKKLPGNQLINRPIQPSPNLKIPNGFDVTHHLKSTTNDYGTTIGNQVLSTLFGGAEEQNKNYRCSYCNFTTPVLPFLFLHERSHVTSDNVNLEQNAQCPICSQGFTQPEMLHHHLVTRHQFTGMQFPSPIITTPTTTVAATNLSLEANQIEHEVAEKNEQSDITDNNTQCQIYPVQANSETIKNKNDDTNSTSGAVATTTATGTILVTPQAAYKCAQCGLATANLNRIKKHVKKDHKSIGDPTDNVIAELTKTLRDVANKHKVPVSYAIPQDNNSNPDTATIMQPFIVKEKDCGFSSDDCRVEKKFSPVLIYLPVRTRVTDALTTSFTLVPT; encoded by the coding sequence ATGACGTCCACCATGACACGTGAGAGAATGCTGATGCCACCATCGAATGAACTAGACAGTGAGGGTTCAAGTGGTGGTGGCGTTGATCATCAACTACCTGATAATCATCATCGAGTGGATCTTCGTAGACATTTGCATACAGACGATATACTCGACTCTAGTAGTCCAAAAAAACGTCGTAAGCAAATGACACCAGTACGAGTGACAACAACATTGATAACAACTGGCGATCAACTGGCATCCgaagaagatgatgatgaCACTTATCACGATGGGTTAGAGGAAGAGGAGATGGAAGACTTAGAGGGAGAAATTACAACAACGGCCCATAACAACCATCATACCGACCGAGAATCAGAGGATGAATTTATTGAGAAAGGTAAGACGACACTAGTACGTGAACAGGCAATAtcaaatgatgaaaatcttaataCTGAATTTCAATGTTCATTTTGCGGTAATTTGTTCGAAGATAAAGATACTTTGTTACGTCATAAAGAAAATGAGCATGAGACGGCTAATTTAACAACCAAATCGATAAATCTAAGCCCGCTGTcgcaaaatttattactaccTGTAGGGGTTAAAATTGAACAACAGGATGAATCATCCGATAATCCCGTAAATTTATCATCgggttttaatttaaaaaattttacaaattcgTGGTTAACAGGAACATCAACGCCAACACAATTGCCGGATTCAGAATGGTCAAATCAAAATCCAATGTTGATGGCAGGTCATATGTCTTATCCCGGTGCCCTAACGCAGTATCTTCCTTTACCAACTTTTCCGATTAATGAAACTGGACAGTTGACACGTAATGCAGTAGTTGGGTCAGGGCCTGTTAGAATTTTCAATCCTGATGCTTATTGTCAGCTTTGTAACAaagaattttgtaataaatacttTCTTAAAACCCACAAAGCTAATAAACATGGTATCTATATGGATCCACCAGCGCCGAATACACCCAATGCTAATGATAACAACGGATTATTGAGTTATCCTAATTCGATTTATCCACCTGCCAATATTAAGTTAGAACATCCACAGTCCCAGCCACCACAGCAACAAAAATTAGAAATCCCAGAAATCAGTCCGGTTTCAATGATTCCCACAATCCCTTGTGATATTTGccaaaaaagatttaaaaatgaggAATCACTAAAAAAACATAAGCAAAAAGTTCATGTCGAACAGATTTCCGATCATACTGACTCACAGTCATTACCGGCTATGGGATTGGGGGAAGACGATTGTAGAGATTTATCATCATCGCGATTGGACAGTAGTCCGAATAATATAGAGGCTTTGTTTAAACAAGAATTTGGCATTGAACAAGAAGATGCTAAATATATGCCACCACCGAGACAATTTTCACCACAATTATGTCAACAGATACGCGAGTGTGGTTTTACGGCGGATAAATTGCGATCAATGGGTATCATTAATCCAGATGCATTTTGTGAAATATGCTTTAAAGAATACtgtaataaacattttttacgtatacataaaattaaaagacacAATATTTTGATAGCAAGTAACGGTAAATCTCCAAATAATCCTGGGGCTGCTGCATCCTGGCATCAAATACAAACAAGCccgttaaatttaattgttagtGATAATCCAACAAGTTCTGACTCTACGGATAAGTCTGATGATTGCGAATGTAAAACATGTGGTATTAGATTTCAAACAAGTGATCTATATGAAAcgcacaaaaacaaaaatcatgaaaatcaAGAAGAAAAATCACCTACAAGACCAACAATGGATATGGAACAAGTAGATAATGAACAACAACGCTCCGATACTATTTCACaagatttacaaaaattacaaacAATGATCTTACAATTGAATGGTTTGAAACCAAATAATAGACCAATTGTTTGTAGTATATGTAGTAGAGAATGTGAAAGTCAATTGGCATTAAAAACCCACATGAGTTTAGAACATGGTACAACTATACAAGAAGAATCACTTTCCCCATCCCAGCTATTGGTTGAAAATTCTTTTAGCACTGGTTCTTCTACATTCTGTACACTGTGTGAGAAAGATTTCCGAACTCCCGATACTTTGAAACAACACCTCGCTGAAGatcataatcatcatcaaACAACACCAACACCAACACCAAATAATTTAACTCATGTTCCATTGATTTCAACGCCAGCTCCGACAAACCAGTTACCACCTGTTCCACCACTTCCACCTCCAGCAGACAAGAAAATAACATCAATGACACCGACTTCAAGTTACTGTGAAATATGTAATAAAGAAttgtgtaataaatattttatgaaaacacATATGCAACGTATGCACGGTATTGAAATTGAAAACGGTTCACAAATAGGTGGTGTTGTGTGTAATATTTGCAATAAAGAGTTGTGtagtaaatactttttacgtGTTCACAAACATAATACGCATGGCATCATTGACGAAGGTACGGTAAGTGGCGGATCAACAACAAACATAAAACCcgataattttgaatcatcAAATTCAGAAGACATGGCAGCTTTAAAATCCAGCGATCAGTTGGGTGATTTAAGTCACAGATATTTCACGCACTTTACAGAAATTTGTCCTGTTTGCAGTAGAAGATTTCGTAGTATTAAATGGCTAAAAGCCCATTTACTAGGCGATCATGGTAAAATAGGTATTGATAAGTGGCGTGATTTAGAACAACAGTATCAACAAAATACAACAGCAGCTAAAAAATTACCAggaaatcaattaattaatcgtcCGATACAACCAAgtccaaatttaaaaataccaaATGGTTTTGATGTAACACATCATTTAAAATCAACAACAAATGATTATGGCACAACAATTGGTAACCAAGTACTTTCAACATTATTTGGTGGTGCTGaggaacaaaataaaaattatcgatgttcttattgtaattttacaacaCCCGTTCtaccatttttatttctacacGAACGATCGCACGTAACATCTGATAACGTTAATTTAGAGCAAAATGCACAGTGTCCCATATGTTCACAAGGGTTTACACAACCGGAAATGCTGCATCATCATTTAGTGACCCGTCATCAATTTACAGGAATGCAATTCCCATCACCAATCATTACTACTCCAACTACAACTGTTGCTGCTACTAATCTATCTTTAGAAGCAAATCAAATTGAACATGAAGtagctgaaaaaaatgaacaatctGACATAACCGATAATAATACACAGTGTCAGATATATCCAGTCCAAGCAAATTCagagacaattaaaaataaaaacgatgATACGAATTCAACTTCTGGAGCAGTTGCCACAACAACTGCAACAGGAACTATTTTGGTAACACCACAAGCTGCATACAAATGTGCACAATGTGGTTTAGCAACTGCCAATTTAAATCGTATTAAAAAACATGTTAAAAAAGATCATAAATCAATAGGTGATCCTACGGACAATGTTATTGCAGAGCTTACCAAAACTCTGCGTGATGTTGCAAACAAACACAAAGTACCTGTTAGCTATGCAATACCCCAagataataattcaaatccaGATACCGCCACAATAATGCAACCATTTATTGTTAAAGAAAAAGATTGTGGTTTCAGTAGTGACGATTGtagggttgaaaaaaaattttcacctgttttaatttatttacctgTACGTACACGAGTTACCGACGCCCTCACAACTTCCTTCACACTTGTTCCTACTTAA